A DNA window from Vigna angularis cultivar LongXiaoDou No.4 chromosome 1, ASM1680809v1, whole genome shotgun sequence contains the following coding sequences:
- the LOC108346505 gene encoding elongation factor G-2, chloroplastic, producing the protein MAAESSLRVATTTLCNLNGSERRTTPLSPLRFMGFRPRPSYSLTSSSLSHFFGSTRINSNTPFPRQHAPRRPFSVFAMAADDSKRSVPLKDYRNIGIMAHIDAGKTTTTERILYYTGRNYKIGEVHEGTATMDWMEQEQERGITITSAATTTFWNKHRINIIDTPGHVDFTLEVERALRVLDGAICLFDSVAGVEPQSETVWRQADKYGVPRICFVNKMDRLGANFYRTRDMIVTNLGAKPLVIQLPIGSEDSFAGVVDLVRMKAIVWSGEELGAKFEIVDIPEDLQELAQDYRSQLIETIVELDDQAMENYLEGIEPDEETIKKLIRKGTISASFVPVMCGSAFKNKGVQPLLDAVVDYLPSPLDLPAMKGSDPENPEATIERIASDDEPFAGLAFKIMSDPFVGSLTFVRVYAGKLSAGSYVLNANKGKKERIGRLLEMHANSREDVKVALAGDIIALAGLKDTITGETLCDPDHPIVLERMDFPDPVIKVAIEPKTKADVDKMATGLIKLAQEDPSFHFSRDEEINQTVIEGMGELHLEIIVDRLKREFKVEANVGAPQVNYRESISKISEVKYVHKKQSGGQGQFADITVRFEPMDPGSGYEFKSEIKGGAVPKEYIPGVMKGLEECMSNGVLAGFPVVDVRAVLVDGSYHDVDSSVLAFQLAARGAFREGVRKAGPKMLEPIMKVEVVTPEEHLGDVIGDLNSRRGQINSFGDKPGGLKVVDSLVPLAEMFQYVSTLRGMTKGRASYSMQLAMFDVVPQHIQNQLASKEQEVAA; encoded by the exons ATGGCGGCAGAGTCATCATTGAGGGTGGCGACGACCACTCTTTGCAACCTCAATGGGTCTGAGAGAAGAACAACCCCTCTCTCTCCGCTTCGCTTCATGGGTTTTCGCCCTCGACCCTCTTACTCTCTCACTTCCTCTTCCCTCTCACACTTTTTCGGGAGCACACGCATTAACTCCAATACTCCCTTTCCACGCCAACACGCTCCCAGAAGACCCTTTTCTGTTTTCGCCATGGCGGCTGATG ATTCAAAGAGGAGTGTTCCGTTGAAGGATTATCGTAACATAGGTATCATGGCTCACATAGATGCTGGAAAGACTACTACGACTGAACGAATTTTGTATTATACTGGAAGGAACTACAAAATTGGAGAAGTGCATGAGGGAACTGCAACCATGGACTGGATGGAACAAGAACAAGAAAGAGGGATTACCATTACTTCTGCTGCAACCACTACATTCTGGAATAAGCACCGGATCAACATTATTGATACTCCTGGTCATGTCGACTTCACCTTAGAAGTGGAGCGAGCTCTTAGGGTGTTGGATGGAGCTATATGCTTGTTTGATAGTGTTGCTGGTGTGGAACCACAATCAGAGACTGTGTGGAGGCAGGCAGACAAATATGGGGTTCCACGAATTTGTTTTGTCAACAAAATGGACCGCCTTGGAGCAAACTTTTATCGAACAAGAGACATGATAGTAACAAATTTGGGTGCTAAACCACTTGTAATTCAGTTACCGATTGGTTCAGAAGATAGTTTTGCGGGAGTTGTAGACCTTGTTAGGATGAAAGCTATAGTTTGGTCAGGAGAAGAGCTGGGTGCCAAGTTTGAGATTGTAGATATTCCAGAAGATCTTCAAGAGCTGGCTCAGGATTACCGATCCCAGCTGATAGAAACCATAGTTGAGTTAGATGACCAGGCTATGGAGAACTACCTGGAAGGAATTGAACCGGATGAggaaactataaaaaaattaattaggaAGGGAACCATATCAGCCAGTTTTGTGCCAGTGATGTGTGGTTCGGCTTTCAAAAACAAGGGTGTCCAACCGTTGCTCGATGCTGTAGTTGATTATCTACCATCACCACTTGACTTGCCAGCAATGAAGGGCAGTGACCCAGAAAACCCAGAAGCGACAATAGAGAGGATAGCAAGTGATGATGAACCTTTTGCTGGATTAGCTTTCAAGATCATGAGTGATCCATTTGTAGGCTCCCTTACATTTGTCAGGGTGTATGCTGGAAAGCTAAGTGCTGGGTCTTACGTACTCAATGCAAACAAAGGGAAAAAGGAGAGAATTGGTAGACTTCTAGAAATGCATGCAAACAGCAGAGAGGATGTTAAAGTAGCTTTGGCAGGTGATATTATCGCTCTCGCAGGTTTGAAAGATACTATAACAGGTGAAACATTGTGTGACCCTGATCATCCAATCGTGCTCGAACGGATGGACTTCCCTGATCCTGTCATTAAGGTTGCAATTGAACCCAAGACTAAAGCTGATGTTGACAAGATGGCAACTGGTTTAATCAAGCTTGCACAGGAAGACCCTTCTTTCCACTTCTCCCGTGATGAAGAGATAAACCAGACAGTGATTGAAGGGATGGGAGAATTACATCTTGAAATCATTGTTGATCGGCTCAAAAGAGAATTTAAG GTGGAAGCTAATGTTGGTGCTCCCCAAGTAAACTACCGGGAAAGCATTTCAAAAATCTCAGAAGTGAAGTATGTGCACAAGAAACAGTCAGGTGGACAAGGTCAGTTTGCAGATATCACAGTAAGGTTTGAACCCATGGATCCAGGTAGTGGATATGAGTTCAAGAGTGAAATCAAAGGAGGTGCTGTACCAAAAGAATATATTCCTGGGGTGATGAAAGGATTGGAAGAGTGCATGAGCAACGGTGTGCTTGCTGGCTTTCCAGTTGTTGATGTACGAGCGGTACTTGTAGATGGTTCTTATCACGATGTAGATTCGAGTGTGTTGGCATTCCAGTTGGCAGCAAGAGGAGCATTTAGGGAAGGAGTTAGAAAAGCTGGACCGAAGATGCTTGAACCTATAATGAAGGTTGAAGTTGTTACTCCTGAAGAACATCTAGGTGATGTAATTGGTGATCTCAACTCAAGAAGAGGTCAGATCAACAGTTTTGGTGACAAACCTGGTGGCCTAAAG GTTGTTGATTCCCTGGTACCTCTTGCTGAGATGTTCCAGTACGTGAGCACACTCAGGGGGATGACAAAGGGCCGTGCATCCTACTCAATGCAATTAGCCATGTTTGATGTGGTGCCACAGCACATTCAGAACCAACTTGCCTCAAAAGAGCAAGAAGTTGCCGCTTAG